ATTTCTCTGAACTTtaatttcgtgaaaaaaaagaaaagaaaaaggcgctgcgaaatttgcgaaaattattTACACTCTTATagactcaaaaaaaaaaaaaaaaaaggaagagagagagaggtggtAAAGAGGAGAGGGGTGGGAGAGGGGTGGTATAgaggaggaggtggtggtggtgatggtgaaaaaagaaagaacttcAGCTCGTAAGAAACTCTAGGCCAACCACTACTCCGAACGATATACGTAATCATCGCttttgatttgaggagagagcggGGCGTACGGCACCTATTTTCAAAAACGATATAATTCGTAATGGAAGGTTACCTAGCAGTATGTTGGATGGCGCTAATGGTGCTAAATAGCAAGCCCTGTTCCAACAGTGTACGAGACgcgtatatgtacttgctgtgTTTGTGCACTTCCAGAATACCCCAGTTAAGGTCATTTTCTTTCCAGGACTGCGTCATCAACCACATCCCTCTGTCAAAAGAAATGGGCGTCGCCACCGGCTACTGGCTGCTTAAGATTATGGGTGCCCACGAAAGTTAAAGACCCACCCACTGATCCGGGAACGGGGCGCCCTGATCTAAGTGTAGCCATCAACATTTCAGGATTAAAATGTCGCAACAATGGCAAAACAACCACTCTGCTGTCGCACCCATCGCCTCATCACTCAGTTTCGAGTCCCTCGAAAAATCCGATTCCATATTTTCTCAGTACATAGTATATTTTAACGCTAAGGACAAACGAATAACATTCCTAGATGTAACTAGTGCGAAGTGCTCCCGTATTGCTTTTAGCAGTACCATGAGCTGTACCAGCCAGGTGTCACCAAACTGCTGAGGCAGTGATTTTCCCAGGATGTCCTTCTAAGGAGGGTGTTGGAAatctggggggagggggggtgatATAATACGTGACGGtgtcacatgacgtcacaacCACGTGACCATATCCTATGACGTCACGTATGATGTGACCCAGTGGCTTTTTCCAGGTTTCCGTTTTGGGGAATCGGAATTTGAAGGAGTAGAATGGGGGGTACAAACGCGCTTTAGAAGACTCGCAAATTAACAACTGTGTTTCTGGCTAAATAAAGCGACATTCAATTTTCAAACAGTAACGCTTTCTTACGGTGAACATTGTTTTGCTGCGCTCAAACTACCACCTAGGTAGTTTAGAGTTGCAGGCATCTTCATTTCTGGTAAAAATGTTGAGTGACattaaaaacagaaaacgaggacaggtcacgagaaacgcaaaaaaagaaaaaaaaaagaaaaagaaactaaaaACACAAGCACACACGACGCAGAGCAGTTCTCTATATGTGAAGCGGTAAGTTTCCCCCTTCATAGCCTCCTTTGTTTCCGGACCCATTTTTCAAAAGCTTTATCTATTAACTCGTCGTACTTGTCAGCGTTGCCATCAGGCGTCACCTGCTGTCGCGGAATCTGTGGTCCTTCGGTGGATATCTTCATCAGAGCTTCAACATGCGTGAGACGCGCGCATCTCGCGCGAGAGCTGCACAGAGGCGAGTTGGTTCTACTGGCAGCCGAAGCGACGAAACCGATATTTTAGTGCAAGAGCACAACACTCGGTCTCATTCTTGAATATCTCGTTCACAAGTACAGTGAGTGCACCGTGCTCTCGCACGATGATCCGGTGTAACAACGTTAAACcgctgttacttttttatgCTTTACTCACAGCGTTCAAAACCAGCAGGCATCGTAAATATCAAGACTTGACTTGAATACTCGACAGGGCCAGGTGACACtcccctggggggggggggggggtgtcgacaAACTGGGGGGGAGGTTAGGGGTGTGTGgaggggtgctgggaaaatcactgTGCTGAGGTCCTCGACCGGGTTTGAACACGCATCCGCAAGCGGACAGGTTGCCGACGGGTCTAGCAAGGTCGCCTACCAGAGCACAATCAGAAGTAACGTGGTCCTCTTGGAAAACGAAACCAGAACTGAAGACGGACATGAACTGCCGTAACCACAAGTGTGTTTATGGAAGCCTCCGGCTCCTGTTTTAGGTTCAGTACCCTGCTACTCCGTGCTCTATAGCAAGCTGatctcaaaaagaaaaaggccgTGGCGTCAACAGTAGGTTTAGACATAGGTTTAGAAGATGACAACTACGCCGAACAGGGAACATGTCCGCGGCATCGTCATTGGCATAGCAACATGGCGCTGACTGCTAATGCAAAACTGTACATGCGTGAATGAGGTATTAAGGGTGATATTCAAGGGTTCTTGTGTTAATTTTTACTAATTGAAACATCGAGGAGGTACGTGTCGTCTGGCATTTTCTGTACACATTCGGTATGGTTTAATAGTGGAGCGCCGTGCTCCAGCTCATGCATGTGTGTTTCTCCGCCGCACTGCTACTGTATCAAAACAGTTCATCAAACAGTTTTTATAGTTCTATCAAAATAGTATGCAGGCTGCCCAAGGGCGAACGTCGCTACACTGATTTCTTTGTGCTCAGCCGCTACCGGTTTGAAAATTTGTGAGGAGTCCTCAAATCCAAAAGGGATTTCACAAATTTTTACAATAGTCCCAAACCCCTGCACCCTTTCAGCACTGAATGGGGCGCCGGAAATGTGTCGGCCAATGCCGTATTTAGCGAAATACTTCGGCAGCTGCCCTACGGGAACTTTGCatgcgagagagagagggggatttTTGCCCTGTATTTTCCTTTCCCAAATGTACTACCAAAAGTACGATTTCCGGGATTTGAACGCCCGAAACCCCCTCTCTAGCTACGCCAATGGTCTCTTCTGGAATGCTAAAGTCGCGACAACATTTCTGCAGAGAAATGCTGGAGATTGAACTTATATGCAGAAACACGTCGTGATTTCGGAATAAATTGAATTCCACTAAACCACCATGTTCAGGATCGGCCGACGATCTACTTGGCTAATCTTTTTGTCTGAAAAGTGCTTAGACATTAAAAAAGCACAGCTTGACTTCCGCTGCTGCAGAGgttccggcggcgtgacgtcactccctatgCGAAGGAGTAAGAGGGCAGCGCTCAGAGACGGCTGTGGCATTCCTTTTCTGTAGGTCATGCCCTcgttggttcttagggagtgacgttttctcggtCTTCCAGAGAGGgagctccgtcgtctgctcttatcGTGTATCCCATCGAGTAACAGTGAAACTACGCCCCtttttcgcgtgggattttcgatacagtGGTCGGTGGTCcacaaggaataaaatgacactatgtATGGTTTTGGAGCCGACTAAAGCGGATGCGATCGTCCCTTTATGTATCAAGTGCACATCAAAATATTTGTGTTAACAAGATACGGGAATTGGCTCGTCGTTTCCATAGCGTCCACCATCTTCTCGCACGCTTCACCCTCAATGTACGTGCGGTCTGCATTCTCCGCTGGCGGATGAATACGGAGCCGTCGCGAGGTGAGTTGGGGCTGGCGCAAGGCAAATCTGAAGTGTACCCCCCCTCCCTCTCTGCTGTCAGAAGccttgtaaataaataaaagaagacGTCTATAAATTTCAACAAAATTCTCATCATTCAAATTCTCCTAATTCCTACTTCATACTGTCCAACCTACCTGCCAGGGCTTGCTGTTCGGCACCCTCTCTAACGAGGGTGCAGGGGTGGCCGCCCCTCTCGCAgtcccgtcgctacggctctggatGTATGCCTCCGTCTGTGTAGCTCTTGAGTTGTCTCAGGGTATAGATGTTCTTTAGGGTCTGTTTCGAGGAAACGTTTACGAACTACTTGGCGTTGATGAAAAAGTCTAATTGTCATAGTATTAGAAGACCAGTGTGCGAGTATATGGCGATAGAGATTCGCAACAGAAAGAGGAGCTCTAATTAATATAAATATATGCATATTTGCTACACAGATTTAAGTGAATATTCATTGCATGTACTACTCGCACCTGACATAAAAAGTAGTGTTTTGCAAATACCTACGTAATCTCTTTGGCAATTGGTTGTTTCTTGGAAATAACTGGAAACTCCACAAATATTATGTCCAATAAGCAGTTCCCAAATTTTAGGAGATAAATGCTGCTGGAAGTCAAGGTTATAGGTGTGCTGCAGTCTGAAAAACCATAATAGTCTTTCATACGTTTATCTTCCTTTTTTGAGCCTGTGGACAGTTGTAAATTTCAAAATGTCGTGTTCCTTTTTGTTCTCTATAAAGCAGTGAAGTGTATTGTTCCGACACGTAACCCAATTTCGCTGGTGCACAGTGCTGCAGTGAAactgcagtgatgggcaaagtacctcaaaattgtacttgaaaaaaacaaaaacctaGCTCTTGTTATACCTGAAGTATAGTATGAAGTACTATAGTACTTacgtacttcaagtaaagtgcAAAGTCTTTTGCAAGGTGCTTTAAAGTACTCATTAAGTACATTACAGAGTTAGAGCGTATTGCTGGAGTTTCAACACTTGGTAGTGATAGGACGTAAGGGTAATTACGTCTTGCTGTTATCTTTGTCTTTGACTTACCTTTTGAAACTTTTAACAAGTTTTTTGCCATCTGCTAGTTATGAAACATAGATAGCTTACAGTTGGCTCATTAATGTGAACCGAAATAAATGATTTTGCGACCAAGTTTTGTGTTTTTATTGCCTATGGGGTACTCGAGCACTTGAAAGGAAAATACACGGAAGAAAACTGCTTAAAGTGCGCTACAAAGTACACAAATTGAAATGTACTTTAAGTAAAGTACATGTACTGAGAAATGTACCTACAGCAGTACTTGAATACTTGGTACCTCAAGTACTTTGCATCACTGAATGAAAGCCTCTTTCATTTTCTTATTAGATTCTTAAGCCATACGCAGTCATGAGCTGGCTTCTGCACTCTACTCTGCAGAGGCTTTCTGCTGTAAGCCCTATGAAGACGGCCGTACGATTCTGGGAAAGGAGGAAATTCATAAGACGATATGGATATGAGGATCCAATAATGAAACCAGGTTTGTTTCTTATAACACATAATGTGTACTGctcagggatttccctacaccccctacaccccccccccccttccctggcgtggggtgtacaccctccctgcatttttgcgaAACCCCCtcgaaatttctcaggtgaccccacccagcttggccaccaacacgttctggtaatgagtccggcgcagcgaattacatcctgtactgtcaaacatgggctgtaggaccacagtcatgcggatgatcgtaccatgcgtttgtccaaaatcatttgacactgactgttcaatgcatatattgtgcGCATATACGAACAAAAATGCGCGCGGCCACGCAAACTCAATATGGAccatcgtgttttttttttctttctgggcCCCATGTGTGAAGTATGTTTGTGTGTTGCATCCTTTTCTGCACAGAAGGGATATTGTACCTTGTAAACCTTCTGCCGCAACATGTTAGAATAGTCCATGGAACTTGTAGGCAATACTGTACGTAACATTTCAAGCTACTGTCTTGTCTCACTGTAGCTCAAGAGTCCCGACTACCCACCTTGGTTTCTGGGTATTACTAGAGGCCTATGATGACCAAAGGCAATATTTATGATATTCACGCTgacttttttctctttcctaGGCCTGTTTCCACGCAATCCCAATAGCAAGAGGCCGATTCAGGCGCTGCCGACTTACGTTGCAAAAGATGCGTGGTGTGAGCGACGTGCACTGTTTGGGCAAAATGATTACATTGGTACAGTGAAATTCATTCTTATGTCAACTGTTAGTTACAGCAGTTAGTTAGTTACTTAGTACAAATGCCATCCAGTACACCATTGCTTTTGAATGAGGCAACGTTTCCTTGAgaatcatgattaaaagcgttaaaaccccagtgccagGGAGCCAAgaagacagacacagacacattgCGCATTGCAAACGTGCAATGTGTCCgtgtctgtctttttagctccccgcCACTGGGGTTTTAACACTTTTAATTCCTAGAAAACCGAACAGCCCGATTTTTTTGCCCTTTTTGGTTTCCTTGAGACCATGGAGAAGACAGAGACAACATAGAACACATAGTACCCAGGGCAAGGCTCAGAAGGAGGGATTTGGAATTCCATGATGCCGTATTGCTTAGAATGCATGAATCCTCCCCGTTTTTGTCCTACCCACTTAAGTTTTCAATGGACTGACCCTAATGTCTGGTCCTTGTGTCCTTTATGGCTGCCTGAAACACCAACGGGGAAAAATCTTTTGTGGTTAGCCTGAAACAAACTGCGTAGACGCCATATTCTTAGACAGTCCTCGACACAACCGTACGCTTGAGTTACTCGTTATGACTGGTTTTCTGCTTCATAAATCATCCTCAGCTTGATGTGTCTTCCTAGTGTAGCAAATCCTCCAAGCTTTCCTCAAGCTTGTGCCAGTGCTTCTTTGAGTGTCCTCCGATTCGAGCTTGGTGAGTGCTGCGGGGGCCGTCATGTCATTCACAGAGTTTGTGGTCTTTGATTTACAAATCGGCGAACGGCTCTATGACGTCACAGATCTCCTTGTGTTAAACACGGTTTTAGGGGCGAACTACACCGATATAAGAGCGATGACATATCAGTTGGAACATTTTCATTTAACTCCAAAACACCTTTTCTTAGATTACGAAGgtaattgcctcaggacgactgacgccgatatttcgaacagtggCTGTTCTTCTTAAAACATGTTCTTAAATTCTTTTTAAATTCTTCTTCACAAGAACAAGACAAATTCACAAATTCACAAGAACTTCCattccaaaaaacaaaaactttgAAACCTTTTCCATAAGATTTTGATAAAATTTGTCGTGGAAGGTCGTAAATCCCAACCTCCCTCGGATCATAGTCGATGAAAATGGATTTTGCGAACTGTAATCCCTTGTGCATTGTGAAATCCCTGTGATGCGCCTTTCCCTAACGCTCTTTCTCATCCTGAAAAATATGGGCGAGCTGTTGTCTCTGGTGACCCCAGTTGATGGAGAAAAGGGCTTTTCTTTCATTCATTAGACATCAGTGATTCGCTTGACACCCTTGTGTTATCTTGACTTAAATTGACAATGGCAAAGAATCTTGTTCTGTTTCAGACTGATACAGGGCTCTCTGCTACATCCTTTAAAGACCATGTCACTCTTGCTGTTTTACCTTGATTCCACTGCAGTTTTTTTTCAGCAGGATTCCCTACGCATCCTGTCTTGTCCTGTAGAGTTGGTGTTATGTCTTGCGTCTGTCTTTTCTCTCAGTCTCAAGGAAGTGTTACCTTGTTCAAATCTACACCTGCTTGCTTGCATTCTACTCTTATGTTCAATATCGCCGCCTTAGTGCAGCAATTAATAATTGGGCTGCTTCGTTTCTGAGTTACCACATATATCACAGGGCCCTCTGTTTTACGGTTAAACCTGGGAAAACTCGTTATTTACCCCCCGCATTGCATTATTGTCACATAGGTTGTAAAACCCGGAATCCCCCCAAAActatgatggaaagtaattgttctgtgGCTTATgaatagaccctgaagttttcgggttttatttttttccaaattcggggggtaaaattcgggtcaatcacttgatgtcgaaaattcgtgcaaattcgggcggaaaaattaccatcagactgaatttggggataaatcGGGTTCTATTGTCGAACAAACGTTCGTTGTGCAGCCTATCCAGAGTATCAGACGTTGAGATCAaccgtgtattttgtgaaaaattagtatgtcattgccgtgaggtgcctagcttgggtgcagttttgcgggtagaaatcgggtttaaccctaaaccggtgaacctcgattcggggtgcaaattcggggaaaaatcgggtttaaccctaaaacttcagggtctacttATGAATGTGTGCGTGGGAAAGGAGAACTGAACTGTAAGGGTGAGAGGTGAGAGTGAATGTGTGTCCCGTCGTCAAATGTGGCCACATGGCAAGTCGTCGGAAAGTGCATACCATCGTGCTCGAATtggtgttgtgtcgtctgtttttcgtctttttcccagtctcgggttttcatcatggatcttagccaccagctcggttgctttttaaccattttatctcaATTGGTCAGGGCACTCGACTGGTAATTGAGAGAGGACTAGTCCATACCTCGCCGCTGTCTAGCTTTTTCAATGACTGCCATATTTAAACTCCCAGAAACTAGCTTGGCGCAGTGCCAATTCAGCCAGTGACAAAGGCACTGCAGAGTGCTATGCACTGCACATTCGACACGACTATTCCACGTATTGTGCTCATCAAAAATGCCCAAAACacccttcttttttattttcaaaCCAATATCGCCCAATTTTACCCTATTTTatggctcctgaaataaaaccccgatttttactccccacttttcataaaacatattttcaAAAACACATGGTCCTGCGTACATGTTCCTACTGATACGGAACACTTTTTCTCGCAGACATTCTCGGGGATGGCAAAATCAAGCCATTGGATATCATGACGGGTGTCCCTCTGTGGCTTCGTGGTTTCCAGGGCAACGAATTTCAAATGCTGTTGCACAAGCGTCGTGTCTTTCACAGCTGGAAGTTCAGTCGACCAACAAAGCACCGTGACCTTTGCAAACGTATCAGATTCTTGTACAAGGTGTTGAACCATAGGACAAAGACATGATACTGTAGGATGTTTGTGAGTGAAGTAGAAAATAAGAAGCTTCTGCAGGGTACTGCATCGCTTACATAGTATTGTTCTATCCACCTGTGCTGCTGTTACAACAGATAATTGAGCTGCACAGTATTGTAATGGGAAATGCAATTGCTGTTGTTCATGCTAGATATGCGTATATTGGCGAAAGAATACTAGAATTTGGACACTTTGGCAATCGGGAACTGTTACATTCTTTGTGGGCAGTGCCCGGCATATGCTGGGTGTTTCTTTATTGTTTGATTTTAGGATAAAAATGCTAttagagcagcatagatgccagttttgcagttgagttatacggccaggcggacacccTCACGAAGATgactaattgcctaaaattcattaattaaaatcgttaaaaaaaagctaaaaatcCCAGTGTTAGGGTACGAAAAAGGATTGCACACAGCACTGGTAAACCAAGCTTTATTTCCTATGCACATGTCTCTTATAGCCAGCtaccctctctctctcgttctTGTAATGGAAgtcagatttttcttttttttaaattccgtgtttgcgccgcAAAGCAAACTGGGGCTATAAGCAGCGTacgcagacgtggacagatggagagaggacagcaggaaggagtggggaacaggaagggttagtatgcgtcctgggccaacttcagggggaactgtgtcgacattcgtctggaaagtccgccggaaaacccagggaaaacctcagacagcacggggattcgaacccctgTCACCTCCCAGTGTAACCACTATGCCT
This sequence is a window from Ornithodoros turicata isolate Travis chromosome 10, ASM3712646v1, whole genome shotgun sequence. Protein-coding genes within it:
- the LOC135370564 gene encoding large ribosomal subunit protein mL51-like; its protein translation is MSWLLHSTLQRLSAVSPMKTAVRFWERRKFIRRYGYEDPIMKPGLFPRNPNSKRPIQALPTYVAKDAWCERRALFGQNDYIDILGDGKIKPLDIMTGVPLWLRGFQGNEFQMLLHKRRVFHSWKFSRPTKHRDLCKRIRFLYKVLNHRTKT